From Halorussus lipolyticus:
ACGCTCGTGGACCTCAGCGCCGAGCAAGTCGAACTTGCGCGAGAGAAGGCCACGGAGCGCGGGGTCGCCGAGCGCGTCACCGCCGAGGAGGGCGACGTTCGTGACCTCCGGTTCGCCGCGGATACCTTCGACGCGGTGTGCTGTCTCGGGGGTCCGCTGAGTCACGTCGTGGACGACGACGAGCGCGCGACGGCGATGGCCGAACTCCGGCGCGTGGCGAAGTCCGGCGAGCGAGGCGGACCCGGCGCGCCCGTCTTCGTCTCGGTCATCGGTCGCTTCGCCATGCTTCGAGACATCATAAAATTCACTCTCGAAGACTCCCACGGCCTGCTTCGTCCCATCGCCGAGGACGGCGACTACACCGCCGAGCGCGTGGCGGAGCGCGCCGATGGCGAGGGATGGGCCGAGTGCCACGGCTTCCGGGCCGACGAGTTCGAGCGCGAGTTGGCGGACGCCGGATTCGAGGTCGAGCGACTGGTCGGTCTGGAGAACGTCGCCCACCGGATGAAGCGCGAACTGGCCGAGACCGACGACGAGGCCGTCGAATCGGTCCGGGAGGTCGTCCGGATGCTCCGTGAGGACCGCACCGGGGCGGACATCTCCGAACACATGCTGGCGGTCTGTCGGGCGTGAGGTCGGCTGGGGACCGAGAAAAGCAACTTAAGAAATTTCCTCGGAAACAAAATTCTATTTTAAACAACGATATGTAGTTTTGTCAGGGAGTCGAATCGGGGGAGTCGGCCGGTCGTCGAAACCCGCCAGTCGGCACGGAAAACCGCCAGATAGCGCGAGGCCAGCGCCCGGTCGGACGCCGACAGATTCTCGATTTTCGGGACCGGTGAGCGACAGGTGACAAATTTCTGCTAGTTTCTGTTTGGAAGAATATTTATTTTCCGGCTATATCTAGCCGATTAAATCAATGTCCAAACAGCTACTCCTCGCCGTGGGCGTCGGCGTCCTGCTGTCGCTCATCACGGCCATGAGTTACGCGACCAAGCGATGGGTCGGCAGTTCGAGCGACTACATCCTCGCGGGGCGCGAAGTCTCGTCGTCGCTGTTGGCGACGGGCGTCCTCGCGTTCGGGTTCGCCACCGACATCTCGGTGCTGTTCGGGGTGTTCGGTCTCACCGCGGGCTACTTCACCTCGGTCTCGCTGGGTATCGTCTACGTGGCGTGGATCGTCTACGGTCTCGTCCTCGTGCGATTCGTCCGGAATGTCGGGACCTCGACCATCACCGAGTGGTACGAGATGCGCTTCGACTACGCCACGCGGGCCGCCATCGCGGTCACGCAACTGCTGGGACTGGTGTTCATCATCTCGGCCGGTAGCCTCGGCGCGGCGTCGATTCTCAAGGGCTTCGCCGGGTGGCCCATCATGCCGATGGTCGCGGGCATCCTCGGCGTGGCGATGGTCATCGTGCTGTTGGGCGGCCTCTGGGGCGTCACGGTCAGCAACGTCGTCCTCACGCTCTACGGACTGGTCGTGTTCCCCCTCGTGCTGGGCTACCTGTTCGTCAACGTCGGCGACGTTGGCTGGTTGCTGGCGAACGTGCCCGAGGGCGCGGTCGGATTCGCCTTCCCCGGCGGGTGGAACTTCACGACCTTCGGCGGGTCGAGTTACCTCACGTGGACCGTGCTGTGGTTCGTCGCGCTGGTCTACGGCGCGACCTACTACTGGACTCGCGCGGGGTCGGCCCGGAGCGACCGGGTTGCCCGGAACGGATTCGTCACGGCGGGGATTCTCGCGCTGTTCCTGATGACGCTGGTGATGCCCCTGCTGGCGATGTACTCGCTGGCGCTGGCCCCCGACGCCTTCACCGTCACCGGCGGCGAGGTGCCACCGGCGGGTGCCTACGGCGTCCTCGCCTCGACGCTCCCGGCCGCAATCGGCGTGCTGATTCCCATCGGCTTCCTCGCGGCCTCGATTTCGACCTACACGACCGACGTCATCGCGGCGGCCGCAATCGGCCTGCGGGACTTCTACCAGCGGTTCTTCGCGCCCGAGGCCGACCCCGAGGAGCTACTCCTCCCCTCTCGGCTCATCTCGCTGTCGGTGGTCGTCGCGGCGTTCGCGCTGGCGATGACCTACAACGTCCGGGCACTCGTGGAGTTGTTCCTGACCACGCTTGGCATCTCCAGCGTCATCGTCCTCGTGGACATCCGCTGGAAGGTCATGACCGCCCGGTCGGCGGCGCTCGGCGCGGTCGTCGGCACTCTGACGGTGTTCGGGTGGACCATCGCCGGCCTCGACGCGACCACCGGCGTCCACGTGGTCTGGCCCGCCCTCGGAAGCACGCTCGCGGTCGGGATTCTGGGCGGCCTGCTGACCGAGAGCAAGTACTACGCCCGCGATGGCTGGTCCATCGAGCCGACGGTCGCGGAGGTCGAGGCGGCCGACGACATCGACCTCACCGACGACCACGTGGCGGTCCTCGAATCCATCGCCACCGGCGGCACGCGCTTCGCCGACTTCATCGACACCTTGCAGGTCGCCAGCCACCAAGTCAACGACGTGGTGGAGGACCTCGACCGACACCGGTACGTCCACCGGCGCGGCGGCAACTCCCACGAGTTCTACGAGTTCGACCTCACCGAGAAGGGCCGCGAGGCTCTCGAAGACGCCGGTGTCGGCCCGGACGACCCGACCCTGCGGAAGCACGACCTCACCGAGGAGATGGCCGACGTGCTGGCGGTCGTAGACGAGAACCCCGGCGTCATCATCGACGACGTGGCCGACGAGTTGGGCCAGACCACCCCCGACGTGGTGCCGCTGGTCCAGCGCCTGCTGGAACTGGGCTACATCTCCGGGTTCGGCCAGATTCGCCAGAAACTCGAAACCACCGACGAGGGGGCCACCATCGCGGCGGAGTTGTCGGCCGACGCCGGGCGAGCGACCGACGAGGACGAAGCGGTCGCGCCGAAAGCGTAGGGACAATAATTATAATTCTTTGCGCGCGCGAGAAAACTGAACTCACCGCACCAGTGCGGCGTCTACCAGCGCGCGCTCGGCCTTCCGCAGGAGGACCGACGCGGTACTCTCGGTACAATCCAGTTCGGCGGCCACCTCGGCGAGTTCGGGGACAGAGAGTCGCATCTCGGGGGAGTCGCACGGTCACATCGAGAGATTTCACGCGCGGAAAGCCGAGAGTTATATAAAAAATCCAATCACTTCGGGGAAGCTGGAAGGCCGTGGCCCGCCTAAGAGGGACATATGACAGAACTCAGTCGTCCGGACGACGGGAATCAGGCGGACGAGCGGTCAGGGTCCGACGCCTCCTCGGCCGAGCGCCCGCCGGGACCCTCGGGCCTGCCGGTCGTCGGTTCGACCCTCACGGCGGGACGCGACGGTCTCGGGTTCACCGACACGCTGGTGGCCTACGGCGACCTCGTGGGCTACGACGCCTTCGGCGAGGAGATAGTCGCGGTCTTCGACCCCGAGGTGGTCGAGACGGTGCTGGTCGCCGAGAGCGACGCCTTCGTCAAGGGCGCGTTCGAGATGGCGCTGGGCGAACTGGTCGCGCCGGAGGGACTGGCCTTCACCGAGGGCGAGCAGTGGCGACGCCAGCGGACCGCACTCCAGTCGTCGTTCACGCCCGACAAGATTCGGGGCTACGCCGACGAGATGGTCGAACGAACCGCCGTGATGGCCGACGGTTGGGACGACGGCGAGGAGGTCGAACTCGGCGACGCCTTCGCGGACCTCACCCTTCGCATCCTGACGCGGGCGCTGTTCGACCTCGATTTCGACGCCGAGAGCGGCGCAGTCGTCCGCGAGGCCGCCGACGCGATTCACGGGGTCGTGGACCGCTTCGGCCTGCTGACCTTCCTGCCGGAGTGGGTCCCCACGCCAGTCGAGCGCCGGTATGACCGGGCGATGACCGACCTCGACGCGATGGTGGACGAACTCGTCGCCGAGCGCCGGACCCAGTCCGCCGACAGCGAGGGCGACGACCTGCTGTCGCTGTTGGTCGCGGCCGCGGACGCCGAGGAGGTCGGCGTGAAACCCGAGGAGGTCCGGGACCAACTCGTCACCTTCCTGTTCGCGGGCCACGAGACGACCGCGACGGCGCTGACCTACGCCTGCTGGCTGTTGGCGGGCAATCCCGACGCCCGCGAGCGCCTCGACGCCGAACTCGACGCGGTGGTCGGCGACCGGGACCCCACCTTCGCCGACGTGCCCGCCCTCGACTACACCGAGCGATTTATCCGGGAGGCCCTGCGCCTCTACCCGCCGATTTACGCGATTTACCGCCAGCCGAAGGAGGACGTGCTCCTCGATGGCTACGGAATCACGACCGACACCACGCTCCAACTGTCCATCTACGGCATCCAGCGCGACGAGCGGTGGTGGGACGCGCCCGACGAGTTTCGGCCGGAGCGATGGACAGACGAAAAACAGCCTGATGACCGGCCAGAGTACGCCTACTTCCCGTTCGGCGGCGGACCTCGACATTGCATCGGGATGCGCTTCGCCATGACAGAGTTGAAACTCGTGCTGGCGACGTTAGCGCGGCGCGTGGAGTTCGAGCGCGTGACGGAGGAACTGGACATTTCGATGGGCCTGACGCTGAGTCCGGGGGATGTGGAGGTTCGTGTTCGGGACGTTTGAGAAATAAAATAGTTTGTTTTAGAATTGTATTTGTTTGTTAAGCTAGTGTATGTCTTTCTCAGTTGTATCGTAGTGTTCGAGAAGACAATAGGACAGGAGATGTGATTTCGAAAGCCCTCGCGCTCGGAGCCACAGGAGCCGACCAGACCGCAATGTCTTCGAAAGCCCTCGCGCGGTTCGCGGTCTCTCAGCGACATATCGCGGCCCTCTCCGCACCGCCCGGTCCGCGATAGGGGTCGCTGAGGCGACCAAGTAGAACGCGAACCGCGCTCGCCCTTTCAGTCCGCCGAGGGGCGTGGACTGGGACACCGGCCGCAACCTGTCGGCTATTTCACCGGCCGAAACCGGTCGATAGGGGCGCTACTCGAAAACCACGAAAAATAATCTCCCCGGCGCGCGTCCTTAGAACCGGTCGGTCCGGCCCGAGGACGCCCACGCATCGGTCGGCGCACCCTTCGGAACCCGTCCCGCTCGGCCCTGAAGCCCGCGGAGGCGGCCCGCGAACGACCACCGCTTGCCCTGCCACGTCTCCTCGTCGTCCGCGGCCTCTGCGGCGGCCGCGGCCTCTTGGTCCCGGAGGTGGGCACCGATGGCGACAGCGATGGCGGCGGCCTCCTCGTCGGTGGCGTCGTCCGGGATGGTCACGTCCACGCCGGCGAGGGGGTCGTCGGACGCCGAGGCATCGGCGGCCTCCTCGTCGGACGCGGCCTCCTCAGAGCGGGATGTTGCCATGTTTCTTGTCCGGGAGTTCGTCGCGCTTGCTCGCGAGCATTTCGAGGTCGTCCACCAGTCGCGGCCGGGTGTCTTGGGGTTCTATCACGTCGTCCACGAATCCGCGGTCCGCGGCGGTGTAGGGGTTGGCGAACTCGTCGCGGTACTCGTCGATGAGTTCCTGCCGGCGGGCCTCGGTGTCGTCGGCCTCGTCCAGTTCGTCGCTGTAGAGGACGTTGACCGCGCCCTTCGGACCCATCACGGCGATTTCGGCGGTCGGCCACGCGTAGTTCACGTCAGCGCCGATGTGCTTGGAGGCCATCACGTCGTAGGCCCCGCCGTAGGCCTTCCGGGTGATGACGGTCATCAGCGGCACGGTGGCCTCCGAATAGGCGTACAGGAGTTTCGCGCCGTGGCGGATGATGCCGTTGTGTTCTTGGTCGGTGCCGGGCATGAATCCGGGCACGTCCACGAACGTCAGAATCGGGATGTTGAACGAGTCGCAGAACCGGACGAACCGCGCGCCCTTCTGGGAGGACTCGATGTCGAGCGTCCCGGCGTTGACTCGCGGCTGGTTGGCCACGACGCCGACCGACCGGCCGTCGAGGCGCGCGAAGCCGATAACGATGTTCTTGGCGAAGCCCTCTTGGACTTCGAAGAAGGAATCTTCGTCCACCACGCCGTCGAT
This genomic window contains:
- a CDS encoding class I SAM-dependent methyltransferase is translated as MTDETDTTETPEMDPEEYYDEFGEREWARLDRDPVTRMEFENTTDYLAEHLPDAETGAETPQLLDVGGAAGRYACWLAERGYDVTLVDLSAEQVELAREKATERGVAERVTAEEGDVRDLRFAADTFDAVCCLGGPLSHVVDDDERATAMAELRRVAKSGERGGPGAPVFVSVIGRFAMLRDIIKFTLEDSHGLLRPIAEDGDYTAERVAERADGEGWAECHGFRADEFERELADAGFEVERLVGLENVAHRMKRELAETDDEAVESVREVVRMLREDRTGADISEHMLAVCRA
- a CDS encoding sodium:solute symporter family transporter, with the protein product MSKQLLLAVGVGVLLSLITAMSYATKRWVGSSSDYILAGREVSSSLLATGVLAFGFATDISVLFGVFGLTAGYFTSVSLGIVYVAWIVYGLVLVRFVRNVGTSTITEWYEMRFDYATRAAIAVTQLLGLVFIISAGSLGAASILKGFAGWPIMPMVAGILGVAMVIVLLGGLWGVTVSNVVLTLYGLVVFPLVLGYLFVNVGDVGWLLANVPEGAVGFAFPGGWNFTTFGGSSYLTWTVLWFVALVYGATYYWTRAGSARSDRVARNGFVTAGILALFLMTLVMPLLAMYSLALAPDAFTVTGGEVPPAGAYGVLASTLPAAIGVLIPIGFLAASISTYTTDVIAAAAIGLRDFYQRFFAPEADPEELLLPSRLISLSVVVAAFALAMTYNVRALVELFLTTLGISSVIVLVDIRWKVMTARSAALGAVVGTLTVFGWTIAGLDATTGVHVVWPALGSTLAVGILGGLLTESKYYARDGWSIEPTVAEVEAADDIDLTDDHVAVLESIATGGTRFADFIDTLQVASHQVNDVVEDLDRHRYVHRRGGNSHEFYEFDLTEKGREALEDAGVGPDDPTLRKHDLTEEMADVLAVVDENPGVIIDDVADELGQTTPDVVPLVQRLLELGYISGFGQIRQKLETTDEGATIAAELSADAGRATDEDEAVAPKA
- a CDS encoding cytochrome P450; protein product: MTELSRPDDGNQADERSGSDASSAERPPGPSGLPVVGSTLTAGRDGLGFTDTLVAYGDLVGYDAFGEEIVAVFDPEVVETVLVAESDAFVKGAFEMALGELVAPEGLAFTEGEQWRRQRTALQSSFTPDKIRGYADEMVERTAVMADGWDDGEEVELGDAFADLTLRILTRALFDLDFDAESGAVVREAADAIHGVVDRFGLLTFLPEWVPTPVERRYDRAMTDLDAMVDELVAERRTQSADSEGDDLLSLLVAAADAEEVGVKPEEVRDQLVTFLFAGHETTATALTYACWLLAGNPDARERLDAELDAVVGDRDPTFADVPALDYTERFIREALRLYPPIYAIYRQPKEDVLLDGYGITTDTTLQLSIYGIQRDERWWDAPDEFRPERWTDEKQPDDRPEYAYFPFGGGPRHCIGMRFAMTELKLVLATLARRVEFERVTEELDISMGLTLSPGDVEVRVRDV
- a CDS encoding acc operon protein, which produces MATSRSEEAASDEEAADASASDDPLAGVDVTIPDDATDEEAAAIAVAIGAHLRDQEAAAAAEAADDEETWQGKRWSFAGRLRGLQGRAGRVPKGAPTDAWASSGRTDRF